In the Syntrophorhabdaceae bacterium genome, one interval contains:
- a CDS encoding 4Fe-4S dicluster domain-containing protein produces MDNLDFLHEVEKATGEKVSTCYQCCKCTTGCPVVADMDIYPHRIIRYIILGNRDRVLGSKTIWTCLQCVTCSVRCPNDIDVARVFDALRKTSVQEGRAAENDTWRFDEIFLESVQRHGRLHEIETILHYKLDKKDLFSDSKMGMGMLMKGRLGLLPHNIKDRKGMKEIFKKIEGKKVRG; encoded by the coding sequence ATGGATAATCTCGATTTCCTGCATGAGGTAGAGAAAGCTACAGGAGAAAAGGTATCAACCTGTTATCAATGCTGTAAATGCACTACAGGCTGCCCGGTTGTAGCCGACATGGATATCTATCCCCACAGGATCATACGGTATATCATCCTTGGCAACAGGGACAGGGTACTCGGATCAAAGACGATCTGGACATGCCTCCAATGTGTCACCTGCAGCGTGCGGTGTCCGAACGATATAGATGTTGCCCGCGTTTTTGATGCCCTCAGAAAAACCTCGGTACAAGAAGGGAGGGCGGCAGAAAATGATACGTGGCGCTTTGACGAGATCTTTCTCGAAAGCGTTCAGAGGCACGGCAGGCTCCACGAAATAGAAACGATCCTCCATTATAAACTCGACAAAAAAGACCTTTTCAGTGACTCAAAGATGGGTATGGGCATGTTGATGAAAGGCAGGTTGGGACTGCTCCCCCACAATATCAAAGACAGGAAGGGAATGAAGGAGATCTTTAAAAAGATAGAGGGTAAGAAGGTGAGAGGGTGA
- a CDS encoding heterodisulfide reductase-related iron-sulfur binding cluster codes for MTLTYYPGCSLKTSSRFYEESFKAVFSFFGIEHKELEDWSCCGASAAHTIDERLGYALAARNLALAEREGRQLFAPCSACYNRSLITNKGIRENGELREEINKALYPLQCTGTVEVKNIIDVLHDHVGIETIAQRIAYDLSSIRVVPYYGCVLTRIMKMDAFDDKEDPTSMDSLIWSSGAELVNWPYKMECCGASKTLTNKDMTLKLSAKIMDMALSLGADAVVTPCPLCQMNLDLLPYLGRKDRNLPVLFLTEILELALFGTLKGTGSHIIPVDEIVKKVKKQ; via the coding sequence ATGACATTAACCTATTATCCCGGTTGTTCGCTGAAGACGTCGAGCCGGTTCTATGAGGAATCGTTCAAGGCCGTCTTCTCTTTTTTCGGCATCGAACACAAGGAGCTTGAGGACTGGTCATGCTGCGGCGCCTCCGCGGCACATACGATTGATGAACGGCTCGGTTATGCGCTTGCCGCCAGGAACCTTGCCCTCGCCGAACGCGAAGGGCGTCAACTCTTCGCTCCCTGTTCGGCCTGCTACAACCGCTCATTGATAACGAACAAAGGCATCCGCGAGAACGGCGAACTGCGGGAAGAGATCAATAAAGCCCTCTATCCCCTTCAATGCACCGGCACCGTGGAGGTGAAAAATATCATCGATGTGCTGCATGACCACGTGGGCATCGAAACGATCGCGCAACGGATCGCCTATGATCTCTCCTCGATCAGGGTCGTTCCCTATTACGGGTGCGTCCTGACACGGATCATGAAGATGGATGCCTTCGACGATAAAGAAGATCCGACGAGCATGGACAGTCTCATCTGGTCTTCCGGAGCGGAGCTTGTAAACTGGCCATACAAGATGGAATGCTGCGGCGCAAGCAAAACCCTTACCAACAAGGATATGACGCTCAAGCTGTCGGCTAAGATCATGGATATGGCCCTTTCCTTAGGGGCAGATGCTGTTGTAACCCCCTGCCCTCTCTGCCAGATGAACCTTGACCTCCTGCCCTATCTCGGCAGGAAGGATAGGAACCTGCCTGTGCTCTTCCTCACCGAGATTCTTGAACTGGCGCTCTTCGGCACACTGAAAGGAACGGGATCGCATATCATTCCGGTTGATGAAATTGTGAAGAAGGTGAAAAAGCAGTGA